A segment of the Bordetella flabilis genome:
ACGTCAGGCTGGCACAGTTGCTCCTCGTACCCGACTAGCGTGGTCACCCCGATGATGCCCGCCACGGCCACCGGCACCAGCAGCTTGAAGGACAGGCCGGCGAAATAGATCACGCAGAAGCCGGCGCCGAACACCAGCAGCGCGGTACCGAGGTCCGGCTGGCGCACGATCAACAGGAAGGGCACCGCCAATAGCAGCCCGGCGAACAGGAAGTCGCGGATGCGGACCTGCCCCTCGTGCCGCTGGAAATACCACGCCAGCATCAGCGGGATGGCGATTTTCATCATCTCCGAGGGCTGGATCCGCGTCACGCCCAGGTTCAGCCAACGTGTCGCGCCCTTGCTGGTTTCGCCGAAAAGCTCGACGGCCAGCAGCAGCCCCACGCCGAGCACATAGGCGGGCGGAGCGAACTTCATCAGCGTGTTGGGCGGAATCAGCGCGACCGCCCACATGGCGAAGAAGGCGATCACGAAGTTGCGCGACTGGTCGGCGAAACGCCAGTCGGTGCTGCCGACCGCCGAATGCATCACGGTCAGGCCGAGCGCCGTCAGCAGGAGCAGGATGAACAGCAGCGGCCAGTCGAAGGCCGTGAAGACACGCAGCAGGATCAGGGCAAGGCGCTTCATCGGGTGCTTCCCGCCGCTGGCATTACGGTGGTCGCCAACCCGGGCTGGCCGTTGCCGCGCATTACCGGCTGCGTGTCCGTAGCGACGACAGGCCGGCGTCGTCCGGGCTCGGCCGGCGCGACGGTGGCGGGAACCGAAGCCGGTGGCCTGCCCGCGCCCGGCGCCTGCCCCGCGACGGTGGCCGACGACGGCCGTTTGACCGCCGCAGCGGGCCTTTCCCCGGCGCCGGCGGGGCGCGCCTTGACGGCGGCCGTCCCCGCTGCAGCGCCACCCGCGGCGGCCGGCTGCGCCTGCGCCGCCGTGCCGCCTGCGTCGTTCGCCGCGACGGCGGGCGACCCATTGCCGGCGATATCGGGCTGGCGCCGTGGCTCATTGGACTGGTCGTGCACCATCCAGTAATCGAAAACCTTGCGCGCGATCGGCGCCGCGGCGCTGGCGCCCCAGCCGGCATTCTCGACGATCAGGGCCACCGCGATACGGGGATGCTCCACGGGCGCGAAGCCCATGAACAGGGCGTGGTCGCGCAGGCGCTCGTCCACGGAGCTGGCGTGGTAGCGGGCGCCCCGCAGGCTGTACACCTGCGCCGTGCCGGTCTTGCCGGCGGCCTGGTACGCCGCGCCGCGGAAAGCCTGGCGCGCGGTGCCGACGCGCACGACATCGGCCATGGCGTTCTTCACCACATCGATATTGGCCTGGTGCAGCGGTATCTGGTGGGTCGGCCGGTTTGGGGTATCGACGAACTGGCCGGTGCGCGGGTCCTCGACGGCATGGACCAGGTGGGGCTTGCGATACAGGCCGTTGTTGGAAAGCGTGGCCGTGGCCTGCGCCAGCTGCAATATGGTGAAGGCGTTATAGCCCTGCCCCACCGCCACGGACACCGACTCGCCGGCATACCAGCGCTGCTTCTCGCGGTCCTTGTAGGCGCTGCGCTTCCAGGCCGTCGATGGCAGCACGCCGCGCTTTTCGCCGTCCAGGTCGATGCCGGTGATCTGCCCGAACCCGAATTGCTTGGTGAAGTCATGCAGGGCGTCGACTCCGATTTCCGGGCCCAACGAGAAAAAGTAGGTATCCGACGACACCACCAGGGCCTTGTGCATATCGGTCGGGCCGAAGACCGCGCCGGCGGCATTGCGGAATTTCTGCCCGCCGAACTCGAAATAACCCGGGTCGGGAATGCGATCGGTCGCGCGCCGCTTGCCGAGCTCCAGCGCCGCCATCGCGACGAAGGGCTTGTAGGTGGAGCCGATGGGATACGTACCGTAGATGGGCCGGTTGATCAGCGGATGATCCGGCGATTCGTTCAGCATGCGCCAATTGTCCACGTCGATGCCGTCGACGAACAGGTTCGGATCGAACGAGGGCTGCGAAACGAAGGCCAGTACCTCGCCGGTATCCGGATCGAGCGCCACCAGCGCGCCGCGCTGGTCGCCGAAGGCTTCTTCCGCCACCTTCTGCAGCCCCAGGTCGATGGACAGGCTGATATCCGAACCGGGCACGGGGTCGATGCGCCGCAGGGTGCGCACGGGGCGCCCGCCGGCGGTGACTTCCACTTCTTCCAGCCCGGTACGGCCGTGCAGCTGCGTTTCCCAGCTTTTCTCGATGCCCTTCTTGCCGATGATGTCCGTGCCGCGGTAGTTGCCGATCTGCCCCGCTGCTTCCAGTTCCTCGATATCGCCGTCGGCGATGCGCCCGATATAGCCCACCACATGGGCCGCGGCCTTGCCTTCCGGATACTCCCGCACCCAGCGCGCGCGCAGCTCCACGCCCGGAAACTGGAAGGCGTGCGCCGCGAACCACGCGGCCTCGGTTTCGTTCAGGTTGTCGCGCAGCGTCAAGGTGGCATACCGGCTGGATTCCCCGATGCGGCGCTTGAGCCGGCGCTGGTCGGCCGGACTCAGGTACACCACCGGGGTCAATGCCTTGAACAGCGCATCGATATTGCCCACCTGCGCGGGCACCAGCTCCAGCGTATAGGTGCGGTAGTTGCGCGCCAGCACCACCCCGTTGCGATCCAGGATCTCGCCGCGGCGCGGCGGAATCGGCACCACGGTGATGCGATTGCGGTCGGCTCGTTCCGAAAGGCCTTCATAGCGATCGACCTGCAGCATCCAGAAGCGGCC
Coding sequences within it:
- the rodA gene encoding rod shape-determining protein RodA; this encodes MKRLALILLRVFTAFDWPLLFILLLLTALGLTVMHSAVGSTDWRFADQSRNFVIAFFAMWAVALIPPNTLMKFAPPAYVLGVGLLLAVELFGETSKGATRWLNLGVTRIQPSEMMKIAIPLMLAWYFQRHEGQVRIRDFLFAGLLLAVPFLLIVRQPDLGTALLVFGAGFCVIYFAGLSFKLLVPVAVAGIIGVTTLVGYEEQLCQPDVDWVVLHDYQKHRVCTLLDPSSDPLGKGFHTIQSMIAVGSGGLYGKGYMKGTQTHLDFIPERTTDFIFAVYAEEFGLYGGVLILVLYGLLIARGLAIATRASSQFGRLLAGSLTMMFFIYVFVNIGMVTGILPVVGVPLPFMSYGGTALLTVGIACGMLMSINRNRGIKA
- the mrdA gene encoding penicillin-binding protein 2, yielding MFEFKKTGAQQKQRFRLRAWVGGIAALLCFALLIGRFWMLQVDRYEGLSERADRNRITVVPIPPRRGEILDRNGVVLARNYRTYTLELVPAQVGNIDALFKALTPVVYLSPADQRRLKRRIGESSRYATLTLRDNLNETEAAWFAAHAFQFPGVELRARWVREYPEGKAAAHVVGYIGRIADGDIEELEAAGQIGNYRGTDIIGKKGIEKSWETQLHGRTGLEEVEVTAGGRPVRTLRRIDPVPGSDISLSIDLGLQKVAEEAFGDQRGALVALDPDTGEVLAFVSQPSFDPNLFVDGIDVDNWRMLNESPDHPLINRPIYGTYPIGSTYKPFVAMAALELGKRRATDRIPDPGYFEFGGQKFRNAAGAVFGPTDMHKALVVSSDTYFFSLGPEIGVDALHDFTKQFGFGQITGIDLDGEKRGVLPSTAWKRSAYKDREKQRWYAGESVSVAVGQGYNAFTILQLAQATATLSNNGLYRKPHLVHAVEDPRTGQFVDTPNRPTHQIPLHQANIDVVKNAMADVVRVGTARQAFRGAAYQAAGKTGTAQVYSLRGARYHASSVDERLRDHALFMGFAPVEHPRIAVALIVENAGWGASAAAPIARKVFDYWMVHDQSNEPRRQPDIAGNGSPAVAANDAGGTAAQAQPAAAGGAAAGTAAVKARPAGAGERPAAAVKRPSSATVAGQAPGAGRPPASVPATVAPAEPGRRRPVVATDTQPVMRGNGQPGLATTVMPAAGSTR